The following proteins come from a genomic window of Gordonia westfalica:
- a CDS encoding DUF58 domain-containing protein, whose translation MFLTGRFLLLVLLGAVPILVWPNYAVPVLWVLFCVLLMCLDLALAGSTKTIAMARSVPGPVRLGESTSCSIAVTNTGTGTFRGVLRDSWQPSAGATDSIHRLTVPRGETRTVTTTLTPTRRGDRPAVRVTVRRLGPLGLAGRQRGVPLPGRVRALPPFGSRRLLPSRLAHLRQLDGRSAVRIRGQGTEFDSLRDYVEGDDVRSIDWRATARRRSTVVRTWQPEKDRHIVIVLDTSRTSAGRVGDVPRLDAAMDAALLLAALASHAGDRVDLIAGDRRVHRRVVGVGQTTLLNSLVTAMANLEPALLEADWPMLGAEVAKISRQRALLVLLTPLEPAAVEESLLPPLSVLAQRYKIVIGSVADPALQEMLDAREDPEAVYDAAAAARTVTLRNRTATAVGRLGVDVVDAPPDKLPGRLADHYLLLKSRGLL comes from the coding sequence ATGTTCCTCACCGGCCGGTTCCTGCTCCTGGTGCTGCTCGGCGCGGTGCCGATCCTGGTGTGGCCGAACTACGCCGTGCCTGTTCTGTGGGTGCTGTTCTGCGTGCTGCTGATGTGCCTCGACCTCGCGCTCGCCGGGTCGACGAAGACCATCGCGATGGCACGGTCGGTGCCCGGGCCGGTCCGGCTGGGGGAGAGCACCTCGTGCTCGATCGCGGTCACCAACACCGGAACCGGTACATTTCGCGGTGTCCTCCGTGACAGCTGGCAACCGTCGGCCGGGGCCACCGACTCGATCCATCGCCTGACCGTGCCGCGCGGCGAAACACGCACCGTCACGACCACTCTCACGCCGACACGTCGCGGCGACCGGCCCGCCGTCCGGGTCACGGTCCGCCGACTCGGTCCTCTGGGACTCGCCGGCCGGCAACGCGGCGTACCGCTCCCGGGCCGGGTCCGCGCATTGCCGCCGTTCGGGTCACGCCGACTGCTGCCCTCCCGGCTCGCTCATCTTCGGCAGCTCGACGGTCGCTCCGCGGTCCGGATCCGCGGTCAGGGAACCGAATTCGACTCGCTCCGCGACTACGTCGAAGGCGACGACGTACGCAGCATCGACTGGCGGGCGACAGCACGACGCCGGTCGACGGTCGTGCGGACGTGGCAGCCGGAGAAGGACCGGCACATCGTCATCGTGCTGGACACGTCGCGCACCTCGGCGGGTCGCGTCGGCGATGTCCCGCGCCTCGACGCCGCGATGGACGCCGCCCTGCTGCTCGCCGCCCTGGCATCGCATGCCGGCGACCGCGTCGACCTGATCGCCGGTGACCGGCGCGTCCACCGACGAGTCGTCGGAGTGGGCCAGACGACGCTGCTCAACAGCCTGGTCACCGCGATGGCCAACCTCGAACCAGCTCTGCTGGAAGCTGATTGGCCGATGCTCGGCGCCGAGGTCGCGAAGATCAGCCGTCAGCGCGCCCTGCTGGTATTGCTCACCCCGCTGGAACCTGCCGCCGTCGAGGAGTCACTGCTGCCGCCGCTGTCGGTTCTCGCGCAGCGCTACAAGATCGTCATCGGATCCGTCGCCGACCCGGCGCTCCAGGAGATGCTCGACGCCCGGGAGGACCCGGAAGCCGTCTACGACGCGGCGGCCGCGGCCAGGACCGTCACCCTGCGCAACCGGACGGCCACCGCCGTCGGACGCCTCGGCGTTGACGTCGTGGATGCTCCGCCGGACAAGCTGCCCGGACGACTGGCCGATCACTATCTGCTGCTGAAGTCGCGCGGGTTGCTGTAG
- a CDS encoding AAA family ATPase produces MTVDPSRTSGPGPFEKVAPPQNPHGGAPSPNRARDALGAVRAEVAKAVVGQDPAVAGILIALLCRGHILLEGVPGVAKTLLVRSVAAALDVETKRVQFTPDLMPGDVTGSLVFDAASSEFTFREGPVFTNLLLADEINRTPPKTQASLLEAMEERQVTVDGVGRPLPSPFLVAATQNPVEYEGTYPLPEAQLDRFLLKVTLPVPSREDEITVLTRHAAGFDPRNLAAAGLRPVASAADVEAGIEQVRRVGVAPQVAAYIVDIARATRFSPSLALGVSPRGATALLGTSRAWAWLNGRDFVTPDDVQALAQSTLAHRLSLRPEAELEGVSVGSVLDAAVNSVPVPR; encoded by the coding sequence ATGACCGTCGATCCATCCCGCACCTCCGGCCCCGGTCCGTTCGAGAAGGTTGCGCCGCCGCAGAATCCGCACGGCGGTGCCCCATCGCCGAACAGGGCACGTGATGCCCTCGGTGCAGTACGAGCCGAGGTTGCCAAAGCCGTTGTCGGACAGGACCCGGCGGTCGCAGGCATCCTCATCGCCCTGTTGTGCCGCGGACACATCCTGCTCGAAGGCGTCCCCGGCGTCGCCAAGACACTCCTCGTCAGATCGGTGGCGGCGGCGCTCGACGTCGAGACCAAACGGGTGCAGTTCACCCCCGACCTGATGCCGGGCGACGTCACCGGCTCACTCGTGTTCGACGCCGCCAGTTCGGAGTTCACGTTCCGCGAGGGGCCGGTGTTCACCAACCTGCTGCTCGCCGACGAGATCAACCGCACCCCGCCGAAGACTCAGGCGTCGTTGCTGGAGGCGATGGAGGAGCGGCAGGTGACCGTCGACGGGGTGGGCCGCCCGCTGCCCAGTCCATTCCTGGTGGCCGCGACGCAGAACCCCGTCGAGTACGAAGGGACCTATCCACTGCCGGAGGCTCAGCTCGACCGTTTCCTCCTGAAGGTGACGCTGCCCGTGCCATCACGCGAGGACGAGATCACCGTCCTCACCAGGCATGCGGCGGGGTTCGATCCGCGGAACCTCGCCGCTGCCGGACTTCGCCCGGTGGCGTCGGCCGCCGACGTCGAAGCCGGGATCGAGCAGGTCCGCCGCGTCGGCGTCGCACCGCAGGTGGCCGCGTACATCGTCGACATCGCCCGCGCGACGAGGTTCTCGCCGTCCCTGGCTCTCGGCGTCAGCCCACGTGGTGCGACCGCACTGCTCGGGACCAGCCGCGCGTGGGCGTGGCTCAACGGCCGCGACTTCGTGACCCCCGATGACGTTCAGGCCCTGGCTCAGTCGACGCTCGCGCACCGGTTGTCGTTGCGACCGGAAGCCGAACTCGAAGGCGTGTCGGTGGGTTCGGTCCTCGACGCCGCCGTCAACTCGGTTCCCGTCCCGCGCTGA
- a CDS encoding DUF4350 domain-containing protein, with amino-acid sequence MTTTLRAPSIAPAPPKRGTPGWIWVLVVLLVVAVVGGIGLLGVSALTVFGAEPGPGVSYDPDNPRPQGTRALAQVIDEQGGDLRQVRGLDEFTGAPRPGSNTTVVVSSVGALNSGTAQQFLDRVSDAHRVILIAPQDSALSLLGLPVRLEYGGAPTGVLAGCTTTEIDADDTITGGALGYSTSEPGATACFTTGSSSNVLILPASSTRPEIVVVSGDMLINDNLALRDNAGVAIRLLGNADDVLWYVPFFTDEVATEEEDSDIPRAIGPLIVLAVFAVLALMLWRGRRFGALVTEPLPAVVKAVETTQARGRMYHKARADTRSAAALRIHTLTALASYLGLPYDAGRATDELAIPEWETVAAQGESTDPAVHAIITTVVSVTGRDLARVRALLAGPLPTTDTGLVIFISELTALEKEVRHTP; translated from the coding sequence ATGACCACGACACTGCGCGCACCGTCGATCGCACCCGCCCCGCCGAAGCGCGGCACACCCGGCTGGATATGGGTTCTCGTGGTGCTCCTCGTGGTCGCGGTGGTGGGCGGGATCGGCCTGCTCGGTGTGTCCGCACTGACCGTGTTCGGCGCGGAGCCCGGGCCCGGTGTCAGCTACGACCCCGACAACCCGCGGCCCCAGGGCACCCGAGCCCTGGCCCAGGTCATCGACGAACAGGGCGGCGACCTGCGGCAGGTTCGTGGGCTGGACGAGTTCACCGGCGCCCCGCGTCCCGGGAGCAACACGACGGTCGTCGTGTCGTCGGTGGGCGCGCTGAACTCCGGTACCGCACAACAATTCCTGGATCGGGTCTCCGACGCACACCGGGTGATCCTGATCGCCCCGCAGGACAGCGCACTGTCGCTCCTCGGACTGCCTGTCCGGCTCGAGTACGGCGGCGCCCCGACCGGGGTTCTCGCCGGTTGCACGACCACCGAGATCGACGCCGACGACACCATCACCGGCGGAGCGCTCGGCTACAGCACGTCCGAACCGGGCGCGACGGCGTGCTTCACCACCGGTAGCTCATCGAATGTGCTGATCCTGCCGGCCTCGTCCACCCGCCCGGAGATCGTGGTCGTCAGCGGCGACATGCTCATCAACGACAACCTCGCGCTCCGAGACAATGCCGGGGTCGCCATACGGCTCCTCGGCAACGCCGACGACGTGCTCTGGTACGTCCCCTTCTTCACCGACGAAGTCGCGACAGAGGAAGAGGACTCCGACATCCCCCGGGCGATCGGACCGCTGATCGTGCTCGCCGTGTTCGCCGTACTGGCCCTGATGCTGTGGCGGGGACGCCGTTTCGGCGCGCTGGTCACCGAACCGCTGCCCGCGGTGGTCAAGGCGGTCGAGACCACCCAGGCGCGGGGTCGGATGTACCACAAGGCCCGCGCCGACACCCGCTCCGCCGCCGCACTGCGCATCCACACCCTGACCGCGCTCGCCTCGTATCTCGGCCTGCCCTACGACGCCGGACGGGCCACCGACGAGTTGGCCATTCCCGAATGGGAAACGGTTGCGGCACAAGGTGAGAGCACCGACCCTGCGGTCCACGCCATCATCACCACCGTCGTGTCCGTCACCGGACGCGACCTCGCACGGGTGCGTGCCCTGCTCGCCGGACCGCTCCCCACCACCGACACCGGCCTCGTCATCTTCATCAGCGAACTGACCGCCCTCGAGAAGGAAGTCCGACACACGCCATGA
- a CDS encoding DUF4129 domain-containing protein, producing MTPILAAPLDPGNEQARRWAEDELSEEVYQPPEPSWWDEFSDRVWGWIADNVLDLFGGSDTIRAIVIVIAIVLIVGLAVLVIRRVRRIPRLPKITDTTAAKVVLPGGPRSAKELRAEAETLHAAGDYDGSVISAIRALARRAIERDLLADEPSLTAHEVATDLASLFTDHGVELRSAADLFDAIAYGDRHASAGSARAVLDLERTVSSAQPAAEDASGPRRLAVPR from the coding sequence GTGACCCCGATCCTGGCCGCACCCCTGGACCCCGGGAACGAGCAGGCCCGACGGTGGGCCGAGGACGAGCTCTCCGAAGAGGTCTACCAACCGCCGGAACCGTCGTGGTGGGACGAGTTCAGCGACCGCGTGTGGGGATGGATCGCCGACAACGTCCTGGATCTGTTCGGCGGCTCGGACACGATCCGGGCGATCGTGATCGTGATCGCCATCGTCCTGATCGTGGGACTCGCCGTGCTCGTGATCCGGCGCGTCCGGCGCATCCCGCGACTCCCGAAGATCACCGACACCACCGCAGCGAAGGTCGTGCTGCCCGGAGGTCCGCGCTCCGCGAAGGAACTCCGCGCGGAGGCCGAGACGCTACACGCCGCCGGCGATTACGACGGCAGCGTGATCTCCGCGATCCGTGCGCTCGCCCGACGGGCCATCGAACGGGATCTGCTCGCCGACGAGCCGTCCCTCACCGCACATGAGGTGGCGACCGACCTGGCGTCCCTGTTCACCGACCACGGCGTCGAACTCCGGAGCGCCGCCGACCTGTTCGACGCCATCGCGTACGGCGACCGCCATGCGTCGGCCGGTTCGGCCCGTGCAGTGCTCGACCTCGAGCGCACCGTGTCCTCCGCTCAGCCCGCCGCGGAAGACGCGTCGGGTCCGCGGCGCCTGGCGGTGCCACGATGA
- a CDS encoding nuclear transport factor 2 family protein: MTVEQAGLADQIDAAVDAYVELLNSGTAEQIADLYAPDATVEDPIGADIRNTREQLVEFYSVITGMDERTATLKWKKVAGDTAVFEFTLVTKTAGLAFEITPVDIMVFNADGKVSSMRAVWRPEDLTQL; the protein is encoded by the coding sequence ATGACCGTGGAGCAAGCCGGACTCGCCGACCAGATCGACGCGGCGGTGGACGCCTATGTCGAGCTGCTGAACTCCGGCACCGCCGAACAGATCGCCGACCTCTACGCGCCCGACGCGACGGTCGAGGACCCGATCGGCGCCGACATCCGCAACACCCGCGAACAGCTCGTCGAGTTCTACTCGGTGATCACCGGCATGGACGAGCGCACCGCCACCCTCAAGTGGAAGAAGGTCGCGGGCGACACCGCCGTCTTCGAGTTCACCCTCGTGACCAAGACCGCCGGTCTCGCCTTCGAGATCACCCCGGTCGACATCATGGTCTTCAACGCCGACGGCAAGGTCTCGTCGATGCGCGCGGTCTGGCGTCCCGAGGATCTGACGCAGCTCTGA
- a CDS encoding SDR family oxidoreductase — MPTALITGASRGVGAQIARQLAPTHDLLLGGRPSPELDHLATELDGASTFAVELTDYDEVAAAVEAINELDVLVHNAGVGSSLEHVSDTPVEEWHHVLEVNLIAVAELTRLLLPALRQAEGHVVFVNSGAGRKAKPRWAPYAASKFGLRALADSLRAEEPTLRVTSVYPGRIDTDMQRELVAIEGRDYDASQFLRPESVAAAVVHAIQTPVDAHPQDIVLRPTGRG; from the coding sequence GTGCCCACCGCATTGATCACCGGGGCCAGTCGTGGCGTCGGCGCCCAGATCGCCCGACAGCTCGCCCCCACCCATGACCTGTTGTTGGGCGGACGGCCCTCACCCGAGCTCGACCACCTCGCCACCGAACTCGACGGTGCGAGCACCTTCGCCGTCGAGCTGACCGACTACGACGAGGTCGCCGCCGCGGTGGAGGCCATCAACGAACTCGACGTCCTGGTCCACAACGCCGGCGTCGGCAGCAGCCTCGAACACGTCTCGGACACCCCCGTCGAGGAATGGCATCACGTACTCGAGGTGAACCTCATCGCCGTCGCCGAGCTGACCCGGCTCCTTCTGCCTGCTCTCCGACAGGCGGAAGGACACGTCGTCTTCGTGAACTCCGGGGCAGGCCGCAAGGCCAAACCCCGCTGGGCGCCCTACGCCGCGAGCAAGTTCGGCCTGCGGGCACTCGCCGATTCTCTGCGTGCCGAAGAGCCGACGCTTCGGGTCACCTCGGTCTATCCCGGGCGCATCGACACCGACATGCAGCGCGAACTGGTTGCGATCGAAGGGCGGGACTACGACGCCTCGCAGTTCCTGCGCCCGGAGTCGGTCGCAGCCGCCGTCGTGCACGCCATCCAGACGCCCGTCGACGCACATCCGCAGGACATCGTGCTGCGGCCGACGGGGCGGGGTTGA
- the ggh gene encoding glucosylglycerate hydrolase: MARYGFTPTQLSARAAYLLRGNDLGTMTSAAPKLYPHMWSWDAAFVTVGLAPLSVERAVIEMDTLLSAQWRNGMIPHIVFANGRDGYFPGPSRWECARLAECAPDFPDTSGITQPPVHAIAVQRILDHSRRHGRTTRAVANEFIDRRWSSLVRWHRWLAHARDPMGRGRITIFHGWESGMDNSPRWDSAYANVVPGLDLPPYIRADLDHVSDLSMRPTDLEYDRYIWLVEQMKRANYDDDLLPKVMSFAVEDVFVSAIFAVACDVLATIGEDYSKPLADVRDLRAWADRFRAGVVAAANDRNGAARDFDLRANSWITTETIAAFAPLICGGLPRDRERALLRLFDGPRFCGHPDLRYAVPPSTSPISADFRPREYWRGPVWPVMTWLFSWAFARRGWTERSARLREEGLRQATDGSFAEYYEPFTGEPLGSMQQSWTAASVLDWLD; this comes from the coding sequence GTGGCCAGGTACGGATTCACCCCAACGCAGTTGTCGGCACGAGCCGCTTATCTTCTGCGCGGCAACGACCTGGGCACGATGACGAGTGCGGCACCCAAGCTGTACCCGCACATGTGGAGCTGGGACGCCGCGTTCGTGACCGTCGGTCTCGCGCCGCTGTCCGTCGAGCGTGCGGTGATCGAGATGGACACCCTGCTCTCGGCGCAGTGGCGTAACGGAATGATCCCGCACATCGTGTTCGCCAACGGTCGTGACGGGTACTTCCCCGGCCCTTCTCGTTGGGAGTGCGCGCGATTGGCCGAGTGCGCCCCCGACTTTCCCGACACCTCCGGAATCACCCAACCTCCGGTGCACGCGATCGCGGTGCAGCGCATCCTCGACCATTCCAGACGCCACGGTCGCACGACGCGGGCGGTGGCCAACGAGTTCATCGACCGCCGATGGAGTTCGCTGGTGCGCTGGCATCGCTGGCTCGCTCACGCCCGGGATCCCATGGGGCGCGGCCGGATCACCATCTTCCACGGCTGGGAATCCGGCATGGACAACTCGCCGCGCTGGGATTCCGCATACGCGAATGTCGTTCCCGGGCTCGACCTTCCGCCGTACATCCGAGCCGACCTCGATCATGTGTCCGACCTGTCGATGCGGCCGACCGACCTCGAGTACGACCGCTACATCTGGCTCGTCGAGCAGATGAAGCGCGCCAACTATGACGACGATCTGCTGCCGAAGGTCATGAGTTTCGCCGTCGAGGACGTCTTCGTCAGTGCGATCTTCGCCGTGGCCTGCGACGTGCTCGCCACGATCGGTGAGGACTATTCGAAGCCGCTGGCCGACGTCCGCGACCTGCGCGCGTGGGCCGACCGTTTCCGCGCCGGCGTCGTCGCCGCGGCCAACGACCGAAACGGTGCCGCAAGGGATTTCGACCTGCGCGCGAATTCGTGGATCACCACCGAGACCATCGCGGCGTTCGCGCCGCTCATCTGTGGTGGTCTCCCCCGCGACCGGGAACGCGCACTGCTCCGGCTGTTCGACGGTCCGCGTTTCTGCGGGCACCCCGACCTCCGGTACGCCGTTCCGCCGTCGACGTCGCCGATCTCGGCCGACTTCCGGCCGCGCGAGTACTGGCGTGGTCCGGTGTGGCCGGTCATGACGTGGCTGTTCAGTTGGGCTTTTGCGCGTCGCGGCTGGACCGAGCGCTCCGCGCGTCTCCGGGAGGAGGGTCTGCGGCAGGCCACGGACGGTTCCTTCGCCGAGTACTACGAGCCCTTCACCGGGGAGCCGCTGGGCAGTATGCAGCAGAGTTGGACCGCGGCATCGGTGCTGGACTGGCTCGACTGA
- a CDS encoding cupin domain-containing protein produces MTIESVKALEFRVTSDGFKDLPKMPEAEYPGTEGFIGDVYENPDGSPMCSGYFELRHTDEPLYYEYEYDEMKVVLEGEFLLENKETGQKTVAKAKDAIFFPKGSKIYFSTPDYALAFYTGLRDATLL; encoded by the coding sequence GTGACGATCGAGAGTGTCAAGGCGTTGGAGTTCCGCGTGACCAGCGATGGTTTCAAGGACCTGCCGAAGATGCCGGAAGCCGAGTACCCGGGCACCGAGGGCTTCATCGGCGACGTCTATGAGAACCCCGACGGCAGCCCGATGTGCAGCGGATACTTCGAACTCCGCCACACCGACGAACCGCTGTACTACGAGTACGAATACGACGAGATGAAGGTCGTTCTCGAGGGCGAGTTCCTCTTGGAGAACAAGGAAACCGGGCAGAAGACCGTGGCCAAGGCCAAGGACGCGATCTTCTTCCCCAAGGGATCGAAGATCTACTTCAGCACCCCGGACTATGCGCTCGCCTTCTACACCGGCCTGCGCGACGCCACTCTCCTCTGA
- a CDS encoding dimethylamine monooxygenase subunit DmmA family protein, with translation MSQIAYSSVPAWARPGDLVETTTPTPTGSSYLLVGVGDVADALGRWEADLPPLVTTRIHGSADTAAELLAAALAEATVGIRVWIVADAGSALRLRGVAVSAGLEDDEIEVMTTVSAEQAEVDVFCSHCRTVTRARAAIDDVTPCVGCRRDLLVYYHVSRRTGQYLGFMVDAETARPQSTGEEVVL, from the coding sequence ATGTCGCAGATCGCGTACTCCAGCGTGCCGGCGTGGGCGCGACCTGGTGACCTGGTCGAGACGACGACACCCACACCGACCGGCAGTTCCTACCTGCTGGTCGGTGTCGGGGACGTCGCCGACGCACTGGGTCGCTGGGAGGCCGACCTCCCGCCATTGGTCACCACACGAATCCACGGCAGCGCCGACACGGCCGCCGAACTGCTTGCCGCGGCGCTCGCCGAGGCCACCGTCGGGATCCGGGTCTGGATCGTCGCCGACGCCGGATCGGCGCTACGGCTGCGCGGCGTCGCAGTGAGCGCAGGCCTCGAAGACGACGAGATCGAGGTCATGACAACGGTTTCCGCCGAACAGGCAGAGGTAGATGTGTTCTGCTCGCACTGCCGGACGGTGACCCGCGCCCGAGCGGCGATCGACGACGTCACCCCCTGCGTGGGTTGCCGACGCGACCTGCTCGTCTACTACCACGTATCCCGACGAACGGGCCAGTATCTGGGCTTCATGGTCGACGCCGAGACCGCCCGACCCCAGTCCACCGGTGAGGAGGTAGTTCTGTGA
- a CDS encoding PDR/VanB family oxidoreductase, which produces MSITVAEADSAANGSPSATRADRAATMQLVVSAIDTSVTGIRSITLADPDGRALPGFVPGSHLVVHAGECTNAYSLTGDGRHPTHYSISVLKVDDGNGGSRWLHEQLAVGDLLTVGLPRNAFAPVARARKHLLVAGGIGITPMVSHLRAAVRWRRDTQLLYVFREDAAAHLADVTALGRGRAELFTDRVSFTARLFETLRAQPIGTHLYVCGPSAMIDAVVDAAVAAGWPDSRIHFERFGIDALDAGDPFRVDLTESGRSIDVPPGTSMLEALEEAGVEVPNLCRQGVCGECRIPLATGSPIHRDLYLSAEEKDAGDAVMPCVSRAAEGCILEVPL; this is translated from the coding sequence GTGAGCATCACCGTCGCAGAGGCGGATTCGGCCGCAAACGGATCTCCGTCGGCAACCCGCGCCGACCGTGCCGCCACGATGCAACTCGTGGTGTCCGCGATCGACACGAGCGTCACCGGCATCCGCAGCATCACGCTCGCCGACCCGGACGGACGAGCCCTTCCCGGCTTCGTCCCCGGAAGCCATCTGGTGGTGCACGCCGGAGAGTGCACCAACGCGTACAGCCTGACCGGCGACGGCAGACATCCCACGCACTATTCGATCTCGGTCCTCAAAGTCGACGACGGCAATGGCGGATCCCGCTGGCTGCACGAACAACTCGCCGTCGGAGACCTGCTGACCGTCGGACTTCCCCGCAACGCCTTCGCGCCGGTCGCGCGCGCTCGCAAGCACCTGCTGGTTGCCGGCGGCATCGGCATCACGCCCATGGTGTCGCACTTGCGAGCGGCTGTCCGCTGGCGCCGAGACACCCAACTGCTCTATGTCTTCCGTGAAGACGCCGCGGCCCACCTGGCCGACGTGACCGCTCTCGGACGTGGCCGCGCCGAATTGTTCACCGACCGGGTCTCGTTCACCGCGCGTCTCTTCGAAACCCTGCGCGCTCAACCGATCGGCACCCACCTGTACGTGTGCGGGCCGTCGGCCATGATCGACGCGGTCGTCGACGCGGCAGTCGCGGCCGGGTGGCCCGACTCGCGAATCCACTTCGAACGGTTCGGCATCGACGCGCTCGACGCAGGCGACCCGTTCCGCGTCGACCTCACCGAATCGGGGCGGAGCATCGACGTCCCCCCGGGGACGAGCATGCTCGAAGCCCTCGAAGAGGCCGGCGTCGAGGTCCCCAATCTGTGCCGTCAGGGTGTGTGCGGCGAATGCCGCATCCCCCTGGCAACCGGATCACCCATCCACCGCGACCTCTACCTCAGCGCCGAGGAGAAGGATGCCGGTGACGCCGTCATGCCGTGCGTCTCGCGCGCCGCCGAAGGCTGCATCCTGGAGGTTCCCCTGTGA
- a CDS encoding heme-dependent oxidative N-demethylase family protein, with translation MTSTIHNTTAAAQIEADLVAGFPFPFPEDRYRYSTNVEPAEQLVTTPAGQWGTAVVDIDAEYRAELDQRAAILAADPTRHAVLPHMVPAAWDAMFTLMRELDAAYPDQMHLSSTGPDEWLWRNDILGIEQHFRYGDPDTLPDEPLRYITSQVQEDIALLDQRNDQLFVDAGVVTFAADWSFGFDVGMSFLEIHGPVPRVRKEGVITRAHEFLKRLQPHQPYRRTNWTLTIDRRLDVSTEIYPEWGPDRETIQLVDDAEFGRRVHLRVEVQHLIRLPDSGAVMFLIRTYMLPLEQLATVDPWRRRAAEVLAELPEDMADYKGIIKFRDRAAQWLRAAAPTPPAPTGPGMPVWPATPPAVDTTGAAFLVIAVGDDAETAHVSRNWVAAAEAVGETRLLVVDSLSDDQDRSSLNDALDAAITGTRILVTGGQYDVMTALAMAREAGAVPAELLSYVVHTRDLPLYCAHCRNTFRVEGRAGGVVSCPGCARDLAIHEHHSPTMGSFLASAAGGDA, from the coding sequence GTGACCAGCACCATCCACAACACCACCGCCGCAGCGCAGATCGAGGCCGATCTGGTCGCAGGCTTCCCGTTCCCGTTCCCCGAGGACCGGTATCGCTACAGCACCAACGTCGAACCCGCGGAGCAACTCGTCACGACGCCCGCCGGGCAGTGGGGCACCGCAGTCGTCGACATCGACGCCGAGTACCGAGCCGAACTCGATCAGCGTGCGGCGATCCTCGCCGCCGATCCGACCCGCCACGCGGTCCTCCCGCACATGGTGCCCGCCGCGTGGGACGCGATGTTCACCCTCATGCGCGAACTCGACGCCGCCTACCCCGACCAGATGCACCTGAGCTCGACCGGACCAGACGAATGGTTGTGGCGCAACGACATCCTTGGCATCGAGCAGCACTTCCGTTACGGTGACCCCGACACCCTCCCCGATGAACCACTGCGGTACATCACTTCTCAGGTCCAAGAGGACATCGCTCTCCTCGACCAGCGCAACGATCAGCTCTTCGTCGACGCCGGTGTCGTCACCTTCGCCGCCGACTGGAGCTTCGGCTTCGATGTCGGCATGAGTTTCCTGGAGATCCACGGGCCGGTGCCGCGGGTGCGCAAGGAAGGTGTCATCACCCGGGCCCACGAGTTCCTCAAGCGGCTGCAGCCGCACCAGCCGTACCGGCGGACCAACTGGACCCTGACCATCGACCGCCGCCTCGACGTCTCGACCGAGATATACCCCGAGTGGGGGCCCGACCGGGAAACCATCCAGCTCGTCGACGACGCCGAGTTCGGACGCCGGGTCCACCTCCGCGTCGAGGTGCAACACCTCATCCGGCTCCCCGACTCGGGAGCGGTCATGTTCTTGATCCGCACCTACATGCTCCCCCTGGAGCAGCTGGCCACCGTCGATCCGTGGCGTCGTCGTGCCGCCGAGGTGCTGGCCGAACTGCCCGAGGACATGGCGGATTACAAGGGCATCATCAAGTTCCGGGACCGGGCCGCGCAGTGGCTACGGGCCGCCGCACCCACACCTCCGGCACCTACCGGTCCGGGTATGCCGGTCTGGCCGGCCACTCCCCCGGCGGTCGACACCACCGGGGCGGCCTTCCTCGTCATCGCGGTCGGCGACGACGCCGAGACCGCCCACGTGTCGCGGAACTGGGTCGCGGCCGCCGAGGCGGTCGGTGAAACCCGGCTGCTGGTCGTCGACAGCCTCTCCGACGATCAGGACAGGTCGTCCCTGAACGACGCCCTCGATGCCGCGATCACCGGCACACGGATTCTCGTCACCGGCGGTCAGTACGACGTGATGACCGCGTTGGCCATGGCACGCGAGGCCGGTGCGGTGCCGGCCGAACTGTTGTCGTACGTCGTCCACACCCGTGACCTACCGCTCTACTGTGCCCACTGCCGCAACACCTTCCGCGTCGAAGGACGCGCCGGCGGGGTCGTCTCGTGCCCCGGTTGCGCTCGGGATCTGGCGATCCACGAGCACCATTCGCCGACGATGGGTAGCTTCCTCGCATCAGCGGCCGGAGGTGATGCATGA